The genomic interval TAGAGGCGGTGCCATCGATGGGTGGCGAAGATTTTTCCGCGTTTCTGCAAAAAGCACCGGGGACGTTTTTCTTGATTGGGGCCGGCAATACGGAAAAGGGTATTGTTTATCCGCACCATCATCCCCGATTTACGGTGGATGAGGATGCGTTGTCAATCGGTGTGCTGGCTTTTGTAAACGGCGTTTTCAAACTGCTTCAAGAACAACCGATAAGGGGGGTAGCGTCATGAGACTGTTTCGCTGGTTGGGTGCTCTTCCTATTCTCGGGATTCTCGTTGGGGTCTTTTTTGCGAATCGTATACATCCCTTTGTGCTTGGCATGCCGTTTCTCATGTTCTGGATTGTTCTGTGGGTGGTCTTGACCAGCATGATCATGTTCGTGGTTTACAAGATGGATCCATCAAATCATGGGGGTGACGCAGAATGAATGTGGCACTGATCGTCATCTTTGCGTTCTTGCTGATAAGCATTTATCTCGGCATTCGCGCAAAAAAGGGCAAGACGATGAACTTTGAGCAATGGACAACCGGTGGTCGCAGTTTCGGTACAGTGTTTGTCTTTCTGTTGAGTGTTGGTGAGATCTATACTACATTTACGTTTCTTGGCGCCAGTGGGTGGGCGTACGGAAAAGGTGCGCCCGCCCTGTACATTCTCGCCTACGGGTGTATCGCATTCATCATCTCCTATTGGTTGCTGCCTCCCATTTGGCGTTATGCCAAAGAGAATCGACTCGTGTCTCAGTCGGATTACTTTGTGTATAAATATAACAGTCCCGCTCTTGGCATCTTGGTATCCATTGTCGGGATTGTGGCGATGATCCCTTATTTTGTGTTACAGCTCAAAGGTCTTGGCATTATTGTGTCCCAAGCATCCTATGGAAGTATTTCTCCGAATCTCGCCATTTGGATCGGGGCTATTTCCATTACGGTTTTTGTGATGATTTCCGGCGTTCATGGATCGGCCTGGACATCGGTTCTCAAGGATATCATTATTCTGGTGGTCGTGGTTTTTTTGGGACTCTATTTACCCATCCATTATTATGGAAGTTTTACGCAAATGTTCCATGCGATTGACGCCGCCCATCCCGAATTGCTCACATTACCGGATAAAGGCATGAGCGTCTACTGGTTCATCTCCACCATCCTGTTGACCTCCCTCGGTTTTTATACCTGGCCTCACGGTTTTACCGCTATCTACACAGCAAAAAACGAGCGGGTCTTTCGCCGAAATGCGGTTGTCTTTCCACTGTATCAATTAGTTCTGCTATTTGTGTTCTTTGTCGGATTTGCAGCGATTTTACAAGTTCCGGGTCTCCAAGGAGCTACCGAGGATTTAGCCTTGCTCAAAATATCCAAGCTCGCTTTCCCGCCTTGGTTTGTCGGGGTGATTGGAGCAGCTGGTCTCTTGGCCGCATTGGTACCGGGATCCTTGCTGTTGATGGCCACGGCAACGTTGATATCGAAGAACCTGTACAAGGTGTTTAGACCACGCGCGACGGACGGTCAAATAGCCAAGCTTGCCACCTATCTGGTCCCGATTATAGCCCTCGTCTCGCTTTATTTCACATCTAATGGTGGCCAAACAATAGTGGCCCTGCTTTTGATGGGATACAGTTTCGTCATACAGTTCTTCCCGTCATTGTTCTTCAGTTTGTTCAGACACAATCCAGTGACGTGGGCGGGTGCATTCTACGGGATTCTCGTCGGTGAGATCGTAGTGGTATACATGACCGTCACAAATACGTCTATCGGATCGATGATGCCATTCTTGCCTCAGGCCGTGAAGGATTTGAACCCGGGTATTGTGGCACTTATCGTCAACATCGTAGTGATGTTTATTGTAAGCTTACTCACTAGAAATGTACGAGTTTCGAGACACGGGACGGCGTCAGTGACGTAAGAGGTGGTGTACTGTTCCGCTTTTTCTCATTTAGGGGTATCGAGTTGGGCAAGGTCTTTCGGAGTTATACCCATTTGTTCGCGGCTTTCCCCTTGGGACGTTTGCTTATTAAGCCGCCAATAACCTGGCGGTTTTTCCGTTGGCGGAGAAACGGGATTCAGGCTGCTGGTGATGATTTGCCGGGGGCCGGATTGCAGAAGCACCGACAAACCATGCATTGGTGATTCCATCGTTGGGGTACATTGGGGACTATTTCGCTGCCTGATACCAGATAAAGTACGGGAGGCACATGAGCAACTGATGTCGCTGTACCAAGCTGTACCATGCTTAAACCCATGAACAAAAGAAAAATCCACCCCCAGTTTTTAGTGGGGTGGGCTGAAGCCAGTCAAACCACTTCTACTACCATGCTGATGCCTTGGCCGCCGCCATGCAGAGAGAGGCGAGGCCAATTTTTTTTGCTGCTTTAGTTCATACAGCAAGGTGAGAAGGATGCGGGCGCCACTAGCCCCACGGGGTGACCAAAGGCGATGGCATCGCCGTTGACATTGACGATCTCCCGATTGAGCCCCAGTTCTTTCTCCACAGCCAGGCACTGTGCGGCGAAAGCTTCGTTAATCTCTATGAGGTCGACGTCGTCAAGGGTTAGCCCCGCTCGATCCAGAGCCAGGCGGGAGGCCGGGACCGGACCGATGCCCATGATCTCCGGGGGGACGCCGGCGACAGCCCAGTTTATGATCCGGCCTATGGGTTTTAAGTTGTGGTGGTTGACCGCTCTTTCCAAGTCGATCACGCGGCGGCTCCGTCATTGATGCCGCTGGAGTTTCCGGCCGTCACCGTGCAAACACCGAGCGCAAGGAAGCAAGACCCTCAATGGCGGTGCGCTTGGGCATTATAAACTGTAATTTTCAAATTTTATAAAAATTATTAGACCGCTCGGCGTTCACCCTCATAAAATAGGGCCAATGATAGCCGTGCCCCCCTTCTCTCGGTTTCGACTCGGTTTATGAACGAATTCGCCCCTTCTCGTCGTATTCATAAAACCCTTTGCCCGTCTTCCGTCCCAGTTCCCCTCTTTCCACTTTCTCCTCGATAAATCGGGGCGGACGGGACAAAGTGGCTGAGGTGGAATCTTATGAATCGGTCCACTTCGCTTTTCCGGATCGCTCCACCTGCTCCCTGCTAGGAAGTCGGTCTTGGCCGCTCTGAACCGGGAAGTGCAGGACCGCAAGTAAAGTAACGCTTCGCTTAAATGAAATTGCCCGCGAATGAATTCCTGCGTAAATGGCACAATGGTAAATTAGCCGCGGGACACAAAATGACGGCGGATGTGTTAGCAGAGATATATCAGGGGAATATTGGGATTTGTCTTGTTACTGCAGTTAGGATGCACTGGCATTATACAGTAACTGCTCGTCTTGGTATATATTTTAAGTTAGATTATTGGTAAAGTTTCGTCCCATCAGTAGGAATTGCGGGGGAGAAAAAAGAATAAAAAGGGAACCGGGGTGGGGGAGGAGACAATCATGATGAAAACAGCGAAACCGGAAGCACCTGAACAATTGGTGCAAATCCAGTTGGAAGCCTACAACCACCATGATTTGGAGCTGTTTCTATCTGTATACAGCCCTTATGTTATGGTGTACGACCATCCCTGTGAACCTATCATGTCTGGTCTCGACGAGATGAGAGAACATTATACCCGGCTGTTTGAACAAAATCCCAACATACACGCCGAGTTGATTCAACGGATTTCCATGGGACCCTATGTGATTGACCATGAGCGGATCACCGGACGGAATGGAGAACCGTTGGAAGCGATCGCCATTTACGAAGTGAGAGATGGACTGATTCAACAGGTATGGTATGTACAACTATGATGATAGACAATTATGTGGGTGTTGAGGATGTGTCGCGTAAATCGTCCGAGAGATTTGCCGGACACATCCTAAGGTCATATGCCGGGTAATCTCAATTGTTGGGTGTTTCCACCGTATGACATTTGAGTATTACGGCAGGGAGAATAGCGCAACCTGATGATCAAACACGGTTCAGAGAAGCATAGGATTGCGCCATGGATCGGGTGTACATTTCTACTACATTTCCGTCTGGATCTTTGAAATAGAGCGCCCGGTATTCCGGTTCAAATTGGCCGGATGGTAACGGGAATGCCGAGCGATTGCAACTGTTCAAAGGTGCAGTCGAAATCTTCTTCCTCAATATACAGGGCAAAATGTACATGTTTGCCACCCTCATCATACAATTCAGGAGACGGCCAGGAGGTCACGGGTTGTTCCATGATCCGGCGTTCCTCTGGTGTCCACTTCCGGGGAAGCCACAATCCCAACCGTGTGTTTCCCCCGACATAAAGCCAAGTTGCCCAGACATACGGGTGTTGGCGACTCACGAATTGCTCCGCTTGGAAACCGCTCGTACCGGGCTCCCACTTCCATTGATCCACGACGGGAAACCCGAGCACTTCTGACCAGAAGTGTACGGCCCGGTCCATATCCGCCACTTCCAGTACCAATTCCGATACGCCTTTGACGGGAAGTTTCATTGGCGATCCCTCCGGAACCCTGTTATATCATGATAGGCAATGAAAGATTACCCACTTTTTATAATTGATAAACATCATTGTTTTGAAAATGCTGCTCCACATCAAAATTCCCTTCCTTCATACGGTCTGTACGACAAATTATGATAAAATTTTTAAGAATATTCAGGTAGAATGGAAATAGCCGTCAAAAAAAGGAGGGGAGTACATGAAACGTTGGGGTAAATGGCTGGGCATATGGATGGCCGTCTTGCTGGCCGTTTCCGGCATCAGCCTGCCCGCTCGGGCGGAAACGCCGTCAGCGGACCAGCGATTGGATGCGACGCTCAAACACTACGTAGCCGAACTGCAAGAAAATCCCGAGACCCGGGGGATGTTGGTTGGTTACGAGGTGGTATCACTTGACCGTAACCAAACCTTGTCGGCACTGCGGGAGCACAACACGTTTGTGCCGGGATCCACAGTGAAACTGTTGTTGGCCGCGGCGGCAGTGGATCGTTGGTCTGGGGATGCGAAGATCCCTACGGAGTTGTGGCTGGACGGAACCCTCAGCCCCGGCGGGGTCTTCCGGGGGAATGTATGGCTCAAGGGATATGGCGACCCTTCATTGGACGAAAGGCAGTTGCGAAAGCTGGCAAAAGCGCTTGCGGACCGGGGTATCCGCAAGGTGGAAGGGAATATCGGTGTTGATGACCGGTACTTCGATCGGGTGCGACTGGGCACCAGCTGGATGTGGGATGACGAACCGTATCCGATCAGCGCACAGATCGGGGCGTTATCGGTGGATCAAAATACAGTACGCGTGCAAGTGACACCAGGACACCATGCAGGACAAGCCCCTCGTGTGACGGTATCACCCGCACCAGATTATGTGCAGGTGATCAATCGGGCTCAGACGGTGGAGGGAGACCAACAGCAGCTGACCATCACACGGACTCGCGCCAAAAATGAGATCGTCGTCACCGGTACGATCGGAGAGGAACATACAGGTGTCACGGTAAGAAGAACGGTGGAAGAACCGGATTTGTTCACCGGTTGGGTGTTCAAGGAACAGATGAGCCAGGTGGGCATTCGCTTTTCTTCTGCCACCCAGGTGGTATCCGGTGAATTGCCCACCTCCGCCGAACTCGTATCACAAACGACTTCTCCGCCTGTGGACCGGTTATTACAGCGTACAATCAAGACTGGCGACAACTTTTACGCGGAAATGTTGCTCAAGCGGCTGGGGGCGACGGAAAAGGGAGTTGGCAGTGCGGAAGCAGGGATCGAAGCGATTCGAACCTTCGCCTCGCATGTGGGAGTGGACATCGACTTTCGTCAAGTGGACGGGTCCGGTTTGTCCCGTCAGGACGTGGTAGCGCCCCATCACTTGATCCAGTTGTTAACGGCGATGGACAAGCATCCAGCGCGGGAGCGATTCTGGTCGTTTTTACCCGTGGCGGGTGTGGACGGGACGCTGAAAAACCGCATGACGGGAACACCTGCGGAAAATAACGTACGGGCCAAAACCGGCGGGGAATTCGGTCTGACTGGCATCACCACGTCCCGTTCCGGGGAACGACTGGCCTTTGCCGTTTTGATCAGAGGTACCAAGGAAAAGGCGCTGTCCAAAGCGTTTCAGGATCGTATCGCGGTGGCGGCGACCACGTATCCGGATTTGCCCGATCCCGGGGAGTTGCCACCGGAGGACGCCTATTTGTTGACGGAACGGTTGAACCCGCTGTTGGATGCCGAACCCTACCGGGGAGTCGTCAGCGGGGTGATGGTGGAGTCGCTGGATCGCGGGGATGTTCTGTTTGAACGGAACGGTTCTGCCCTGCTGACGCCCGCCTCCAACGCCAAATTGTTTACCTCGTCTGCGGCGTTGGGGTTGTTGGGACCGGACGCTCGTCTGCATACACGGCTGTTTCGAACTGGCCCGATTCAGGATGGTGTGCTGAATGGGGATCTGATTCTGCAAGGGGGAGGAGACCCCACCTTGGCCACGGAAGGTGCGCTCCGTGTGCAGGATGGCCCCACGATTGAACAGATGGTGAAGGATATCCAAGCCGCGGGGATCAAGCGGATCACTGGCAGCGTGATCGTCGACACCACGGCGTTTTCGGACGATGTGTACGGTCGTGGATGGGCGTGGGACGACGAGAACGGATCCTACCAGCCGCAAATCACAGCATTGTCTGTCAACCGGGGAACCGTTCGGCTGGACTACCTGCCCGGCGGGCAAGCGGGTGATCCAATCAGGCTTAGCTTGACACCACAGACGCGCTATGTCCGTGTGATCAACACTGCCGTCACCGGTCCTGCTGGCTCTGAAAACACGCTGTCCATCTCCCGTGATCGGGGAACCAACACGATCCGGGTATCGGGCAGTTTGCCCCTGGATTTTCAGGGGGACTACACGCGTGTTCCCGTGGAAAACCCGCATTTGTATACGGGTGAAGTATTGCGCGAGCAATTGGAAAAAGCGGGCGTTGTTTTTGACCAACCTGGTTCAGCACAGGCGGGAGCGGTGCCGCAGGGGGCAGAACTGGTCCGCGATTATCCGTCTCCGTCGATGTCTGAGATCGTTCGCTATATGAACAAAAACAGCGACAATTTTTATGCTGAGATGTTGATTCGGGTACTCGGACTGTATAAAGAGGGAGCGGGCACAGCACAGGCCGGCGTGGAAGCGGTCAACACCTACCTGCGTCAGTTGGGATTGAACTTTCAGCCGGATTTGGTCGACGGTTCCGGTTTGAGCAGACAGGATCAATTGTCCGCTGAGGAGTTGGTGCAACTGTTGATGGCCGTTTCCCATTCTCCCGTCGCGGTTCCGTTCACCGATTCGCTTCCCGTGGCCGGTGTCGACGGCACATTGCAGAGTAGAATGCGCAATACTGCAGCGGCCAACAACCTGAGAGCCAAAACGGGTTCGCTGACCGATGTGAGCGCCTTGTCGGGGTATGTGCGGACCAAGGATGGGGAACGGTTGGTGTTTTCGATGATCATGAACGGATACACCGCCGGTTCGCTTCGCCAGTTGCAGGATCAGATCGGTGTGACGCTGGCCGAATTCCAACGAGGGGAGTAATGCGAGATGCGCATGCGCAAATGGTTTGTCTGTCTGTCCCTGTTCGGTTGGCTGTGGATGTCGCTGGTGCCGCAACCGGCTCGTGCGGACTCACCACCTCGGGAATTTCGCGCATTTTGGGTGGATGCGTTTCATGACGGATTCAAAACGCCTGCACAAGTGGACAAGCTGATCGCTGACGTGCAGAAGTCACATGCGAACGCGGTCATCGTGCAGGTGCGTAGGCGAGGAGATGCGTATTTCAACAAAGCGCTGGAACCCCGTACCGAAGATCCCGCGTTGCAACCGGGGTTCGACGCATTGGCCTACCTAATCGAAAAGGCACATCAAGCCCGGCCGCGGATCGAAGTACATGCCTGGTTGGCCACCTTGCCGATCTGGAATTCAGCCACTCCGCCCAAGTCGCCCCAACACGTGTTCAACACACATGGTCCCTCGGCCCAAGGGCGGGACTATTGGCTGATGAACCGGGTTGACGGGGTCAACCGGGATGGTGCCAACTATGTGTTGGACCCGGGACACCCGGACGCGTTGGATTACACCGTGGAACAATATCTCAACGTCGTCCGCCAATACGACGTGGACGGCATTCATCTGGACCTAGTGCGATATATGGGTCCGGAGTGGGGTTACAATCCCGTCAGCGTGGAGCGGTTCCAACAACAGACGGGAACCTCGGGCTTGCCCGATCCGCAGGACGAACGGTGGAAAGCGTGGCGCCGCGAACAAGTCACCTTTTTGATGCGCAAAGTCTATTTGAAAGCGATCGCCATCCGTCCCGACATCAAGGTGTCCGCCGCGGTGATCGCCTGGGGGGCAGGACCCTCTACTCCTGAAGCATACCGGCAATCCGCCCCTTATACACAGGTGATGCAGGATTGGGACGGTTGGTTGCAAAAGGGATTTATCGACATGGCCATCCCCATGAACTATGACCGGGAACACGTAGATTCGCAAAAATTATGGTATGATCAATGGATTGAGTGGGAAAAGGATCACCAGTATGGTCGGCAGATCGTGATCGGTCCGGGTGTATATCTCAATGCCATCTCCGGGTCGTTGGCGCAGATCAAACGGGCGCAAATGCCTTCAGCCAATGGCAATCGCGCCGCAGGGGTCAGTTTGTACAGCTATGCGGAAACCAACAAGGACAGCTTGCCCAACGACACATTATACACGTCGTTGTCGCAACCCAATTCGTACGGAGAGCCGGTGTTTGCCGAACAGGCGGAGATTCCGGACATGCCGTGGAAATCCCGCCCCACCAAAGGATATTTGATGGGAAACGTAACGGATGCCAAGGGACAACCGGTAGACGGTGTGACGGTGGAGATCAAGGGGCAAGGCTTGAACCGTTATGAAAGCAAGACTGACGGGAGCGGATTTTTCGGTCTGTCTGACTTGCCTCCTGGTTATTATCTGGTGAAGGTGGATGGCGCGGTGCCGAAACTGGTCAAAGTGAAAGCTGGCCGGGTGACGGAGACGGATTTGCAGATGAAAAAGTGAAAGGGGAATGGCAGCCCTCCGACCGGAGGGCTGCCTCTCTTCTTCTTCAAATGGACTCAACAAGCTCGATGGGAGTTTCTCCTCACCCCGAAAGTTATCCTACAACATGCCCAATGTGGCCCATTCGATCTAGTTTTAAACAGTAACAATCACTACTATTTCCAACGGTTGATGATCGTTACATTTCCTCAAATTGATAGAAGGGATTTTTTGCAAAATAACGAATGAACCTATGACCCGCACATAAACCTCATAGAAACGGACAAAGGGGGATTGGGGATGTGGCTATCTGATGCTCCCAATCGTTTGTACGGTTCAGCGGATTGGGAACGGCGGTTTTCCCATCCGGAGCGCTCCGCTGAGGAACCGCGGGACGAGTTCGAAAGGGATTACGGTCGTATCGTACACAGTGCGGCCTTTCGGCGAATGCAATCCAAAACGCAGGTGATCGGGACCGGGGTGAGCGATTTTCCCCGCACCCGGTTGACACATTCGATGGAAGTGGCGCAGATTGCCCGTGGGATCGCCATTGCGCTCAACCGACACTCCCCCTTGTTGCAGCCGGACCGGAAGATTGATACCTCGCTGATTGAAGCGGCGGCGCTGGCTCACGATTTGGGTCATCCCCCGTTTGGCCATCAGGGAGAGCGTGCGTTGGATGCCTGCATGCGGGAACACGGCGGTTTCGAAAGCAACGCTCATACGTTTCGCCTTTTGACCCGACTGGAAGGGAAGCCGCCGGAAGGATTGAACGTGACCCGGGCGCTGCTGTTATCCATTTTGAAATATCCCATTGTATACGATGATGCCTGCAATCCGCAGGCAACCTCTTTCCCGCCCAAAGCGGGCCTGTTTGCGGAGGATCGGGAAGCGTTCGAGTGGGTTCTGCGTCCGTTCAACGATGACGACCTCGCTCATTTCCTGCAAATGGAGCATTCCGACGAGAATCGCCATGCACGAACGCTCAACAGGACGCTGGAATGCTCCATCATCGAAATCGCCGATGATATCGCTTATGCGACACACGATTTGGAGGACGCGCTCAATTTGCGGATGGTGGACGTGGAGCCGATCCGCCAACTGATCGAACGGGATCAATTGCACGAAGCCTACCCGGGATTGAAAAAAGCAGTGGACTTGCTGCGGGATTTTCGCTCCCGGGACGATGATTTCAAATCGAAGTTGAAGCATATGTTTGCCTATTTAATCGATGCATTCGTCCGTCACGTCCAACTGCGACAGGTGCCGGGCGTCACGTCCGACCGTTTGCGATGGACCGCTGATCTGCCTGACGAATTGCGGAGATTGTGCGCTGACCTCAAAAATCTCGTCAAAGAGGAAGTGATCGATTCCGACACGGTGCAAACAGTGGAATGGAAAGGACAATACATCGTTCGCAAATTGTATGAAGCGTTTTTGCAGGAACCCAAACTACTCCCCAAAAAGGACCGCCAACTGGCCGAAGAAGGGAAGAAGGAACGCGTCGTATGTGATCACATCGCGGGTATGACCGATTCCTACGCGTGGAAGACCTATGCCAAATTGTACGGGATCAGTCAGCGCTTTTTTGACTGAATGGCCCCTCATCGGGGATGAGGCTATTGACAAAGTCGCGGGTTCCGATTCCCCATCTCGTAGCAATAGCTAGAGTCGCGCGACGGGAAACGGCACACCCGGGAATCACGAGGAAACGATGTTGTCATCACACTCTCCCCCTGTTTGGGGCTTTTGTTTTGCGTATCGCGTTTTCATTGGAAGGTGATAGGAAAAGATGATCGCATGAGTGTCGGAGGTGAAATGCATTGTACCAGCGTTTTGCATTGATCTTGACGGTTGGTCTGTTGACGGCGGCCGTCGGTGCTTGGACGGTGACACAGTGGCAGGGAAAAACGGTGAACGGAGAAACCTGGATTTTGCAGGGCACGTTGAGATACTTGGACTTAGAAGGCGGTTGCTGGGTGCTGGAGGATGACACAGGGAAACGATTTCAGCTGGTTGGATTGCCCCCCTCACTGTTGCAAAACGGTGTTCGCTTGCGACTGGAAGTAAAAAAAGCGGAGCGCATGATGGGGAAATGTCAGACAGGGGAATTTGTCCGTGTATTGCGCGTACTTCAGGTTCAAGCGTCCCAAAACTCAACTGTCACGGACAAAAATCGACGGCGAAATCTCCCTCATTTCACCCGTGGGAGAAGTGGGGAGAATGTGGTACAATCGTCTTAAATCACTTTTCGAACCGGCAAAAGCCGTTCATGATTACCATATCGACAGAATCTGGAGTATGGCAAGAAAAAACAGATAGAATCCAAAAATATCTGAAAACTGTTCGGGTATCAGACAAATTCCCTGGATCACTGAAAATGACAGCAAAGCTTGTCGGATTCTTGATTGTGGGGGGTGAGGAGAAAATGGATACCCAGCGGGAGACCCGGCCGCAGGAATTGGGAGACATATTGCCCTTTATCGACAAAAGTGTACGGGAGTTATACCGGTTTGAGCCGGGGCAGGATCCCGCGCCGATCCGGTTGTTACTGGGGAGAGTCCAGCAAGTGCAGGAAACCCTGCATCGACGGAATTTAACCAAACGCTACCCCCAGTTGCACGAAGTGGTTTGCTTCCTTTACTTGTGTTGCTTCAGTGTCGTTCATCTTGGTGGTGAGTCGTTTCACACTTACCGGGAGGAAGTGAAATTGCGCTATAAGGGATTACTGCGGAGCCTCTACTTCTTTTTCCGTCGCCCGCGCGTCACGAAAAAATGTATGAACCAATATTGAACATCCACCATGGTCAATGGCCGTGGTTTTTGTTTGAATGGAGAAAAAGGGGGAACAAAGGATGCGCATTTCATTGGTACAAATGGATATCGCGTGGGGTGACCCGAAAATAAACCGGCAACAGGCGGAAGAATGGATTCGTCGGG from Polycladomyces subterraneus carries:
- a CDS encoding DUF3311 domain-containing protein, with amino-acid sequence MRLFRWLGALPILGILVGVFFANRIHPFVLGMPFLMFWIVLWVVLTSMIMFVVYKMDPSNHGGDAE
- a CDS encoding sodium:solute symporter family protein, encoding MNVALIVIFAFLLISIYLGIRAKKGKTMNFEQWTTGGRSFGTVFVFLLSVGEIYTTFTFLGASGWAYGKGAPALYILAYGCIAFIISYWLLPPIWRYAKENRLVSQSDYFVYKYNSPALGILVSIVGIVAMIPYFVLQLKGLGIIVSQASYGSISPNLAIWIGAISITVFVMISGVHGSAWTSVLKDIIILVVVVFLGLYLPIHYYGSFTQMFHAIDAAHPELLTLPDKGMSVYWFISTILLTSLGFYTWPHGFTAIYTAKNERVFRRNAVVFPLYQLVLLFVFFVGFAAILQVPGLQGATEDLALLKISKLAFPPWFVGVIGAAGLLAALVPGSLLLMATATLISKNLYKVFRPRATDGQIAKLATYLVPIIALVSLYFTSNGGQTIVALLLMGYSFVIQFFPSLFFSLFRHNPVTWAGAFYGILVGEIVVVYMTVTNTSIGSMMPFLPQAVKDLNPGIVALIVNIVVMFIVSLLTRNVRVSRHGTASVT
- a CDS encoding 3-hydroxyacyl-CoA dehydrogenase family protein, whose amino-acid sequence is MSRPPRFIEEKVERGELGRKTGKGFYEYDEKGRIRS
- a CDS encoding nuclear transport factor 2 family protein, producing the protein MMKTAKPEAPEQLVQIQLEAYNHHDLELFLSVYSPYVMVYDHPCEPIMSGLDEMREHYTRLFEQNPNIHAELIQRISMGPYVIDHERITGRNGEPLEAIAIYEVRDGLIQQVWYVQL
- a CDS encoding VOC family protein translates to MKLPVKGVSELVLEVADMDRAVHFWSEVLGFPVVDQWKWEPGTSGFQAEQFVSRQHPYVWATWLYVGGNTRLGLWLPRKWTPEERRIMEQPVTSWPSPELYDEGGKHVHFALYIEEEDFDCTFEQLQSLGIPVTIRPI
- the dacB gene encoding D-alanyl-D-alanine carboxypeptidase/D-alanyl-D-alanine endopeptidase; this encodes MKRWGKWLGIWMAVLLAVSGISLPARAETPSADQRLDATLKHYVAELQENPETRGMLVGYEVVSLDRNQTLSALREHNTFVPGSTVKLLLAAAAVDRWSGDAKIPTELWLDGTLSPGGVFRGNVWLKGYGDPSLDERQLRKLAKALADRGIRKVEGNIGVDDRYFDRVRLGTSWMWDDEPYPISAQIGALSVDQNTVRVQVTPGHHAGQAPRVTVSPAPDYVQVINRAQTVEGDQQQLTITRTRAKNEIVVTGTIGEEHTGVTVRRTVEEPDLFTGWVFKEQMSQVGIRFSSATQVVSGELPTSAELVSQTTSPPVDRLLQRTIKTGDNFYAEMLLKRLGATEKGVGSAEAGIEAIRTFASHVGVDIDFRQVDGSGLSRQDVVAPHHLIQLLTAMDKHPARERFWSFLPVAGVDGTLKNRMTGTPAENNVRAKTGGEFGLTGITTSRSGERLAFAVLIRGTKEKALSKAFQDRIAVAATTYPDLPDPGELPPEDAYLLTERLNPLLDAEPYRGVVSGVMVESLDRGDVLFERNGSALLTPASNAKLFTSSAALGLLGPDARLHTRLFRTGPIQDGVLNGDLILQGGGDPTLATEGALRVQDGPTIEQMVKDIQAAGIKRITGSVIVDTTAFSDDVYGRGWAWDDENGSYQPQITALSVNRGTVRLDYLPGGQAGDPIRLSLTPQTRYVRVINTAVTGPAGSENTLSISRDRGTNTIRVSGSLPLDFQGDYTRVPVENPHLYTGEVLREQLEKAGVVFDQPGSAQAGAVPQGAELVRDYPSPSMSEIVRYMNKNSDNFYAEMLIRVLGLYKEGAGTAQAGVEAVNTYLRQLGLNFQPDLVDGSGLSRQDQLSAEELVQLLMAVSHSPVAVPFTDSLPVAGVDGTLQSRMRNTAAANNLRAKTGSLTDVSALSGYVRTKDGERLVFSMIMNGYTAGSLRQLQDQIGVTLAEFQRGE
- a CDS encoding family 10 glycosylhydrolase; the encoded protein is MRMRKWFVCLSLFGWLWMSLVPQPARADSPPREFRAFWVDAFHDGFKTPAQVDKLIADVQKSHANAVIVQVRRRGDAYFNKALEPRTEDPALQPGFDALAYLIEKAHQARPRIEVHAWLATLPIWNSATPPKSPQHVFNTHGPSAQGRDYWLMNRVDGVNRDGANYVLDPGHPDALDYTVEQYLNVVRQYDVDGIHLDLVRYMGPEWGYNPVSVERFQQQTGTSGLPDPQDERWKAWRREQVTFLMRKVYLKAIAIRPDIKVSAAVIAWGAGPSTPEAYRQSAPYTQVMQDWDGWLQKGFIDMAIPMNYDREHVDSQKLWYDQWIEWEKDHQYGRQIVIGPGVYLNAISGSLAQIKRAQMPSANGNRAAGVSLYSYAETNKDSLPNDTLYTSLSQPNSYGEPVFAEQAEIPDMPWKSRPTKGYLMGNVTDAKGQPVDGVTVEIKGQGLNRYESKTDGSGFFGLSDLPPGYYLVKVDGAVPKLVKVKAGRVTETDLQMKK
- a CDS encoding anti-phage deoxyguanosine triphosphatase, whose amino-acid sequence is MWLSDAPNRLYGSADWERRFSHPERSAEEPRDEFERDYGRIVHSAAFRRMQSKTQVIGTGVSDFPRTRLTHSMEVAQIARGIAIALNRHSPLLQPDRKIDTSLIEAAALAHDLGHPPFGHQGERALDACMREHGGFESNAHTFRLLTRLEGKPPEGLNVTRALLLSILKYPIVYDDACNPQATSFPPKAGLFAEDREAFEWVLRPFNDDDLAHFLQMEHSDENRHARTLNRTLECSIIEIADDIAYATHDLEDALNLRMVDVEPIRQLIERDQLHEAYPGLKKAVDLLRDFRSRDDDFKSKLKHMFAYLIDAFVRHVQLRQVPGVTSDRLRWTADLPDELRRLCADLKNLVKEEVIDSDTVQTVEWKGQYIVRKLYEAFLQEPKLLPKKDRQLAEEGKKERVVCDHIAGMTDSYAWKTYAKLYGISQRFFD